One region of Quercus lobata isolate SW786 chromosome 2, ValleyOak3.0 Primary Assembly, whole genome shotgun sequence genomic DNA includes:
- the LOC115978165 gene encoding uncharacterized protein LOC115978165: MRTLRTMWSIIQTIRKKSGFGWDDNLKMITCDAKTYQEEVMMHQKHAEYLNKKIEMYDELAIVVGKDTVMGGFSKSYVDIENETDNGDSAEFVADNMEEGVVKKGKNVVESSTTGSGISKSRKRGRAPSNADDSMLTDLSNQLKEIAVALKEINRGPVDYTALYNEVMVMMADGYSEDMLATAFDHLCENEKITREFLAKNARLRKLWLDGFLFS, from the exons ATGCGGACTCTAAGGACCATGTGGTCCATTATTCAGACTATTAGAAAGAAGAGTGGCTTTGGCTGGGATGATAACCTAAAAATGATAACATGCGACGCGAAGACATACCAAGAAGAAGTCATG ATGCATCAAAAGCATGCGGAgtatctaaacaaaaaaattgagatgtATGATGAATTAGCTATTGTTGTGGGGAAGGACACAGTCATGGGTGGCTTTTCTAAGTCCTATGTGGATATTGAGAATGAGACAGACAATGGGGATAGTGCTGAGTTTGTTGCAGACAATATGGAGGAAGGTGTGGTCAAGAAAGGGAAGAATGTAGTCGAGTCATCCACCACTGGGTCGGGAATTTCCAAGTCCCGCAAAAGAGGGCGTGCACCTTCTAATGCTGATGATAGTATGCTGACTGATTTGTCTAATCAGCTGAAGGAAATAGCTGTGGCTTTGAAAGAAATCAACCGGGGACCGGTGGATTACACAGCTCTTTACAATGAGGTCATGGTTATGATGGCGGATGGGTATAGCGAAGACATGCTCGCAACTGCGTTTGACCATCTTTGTGAAAATGAGAAGATAACACGGGAATTTCTAGCCAAGAATGCTAGGTTGAGAAAGCTGTGGTTGGATGGTTTTTTGTTCTCATAA